The following proteins are encoded in a genomic region of Pelodiscus sinensis isolate JC-2024 unplaced genomic scaffold, ASM4963464v1 ctg97, whole genome shotgun sequence:
- the LOC102462961 gene encoding uncharacterized protein LOC102462961, producing the protein MGEYYKLLELPQDASEEDIRRAYRRAAMRWHPDKNPEVEQYAERKFKEITEAYDVLSDKSKREIYDRYGKEGLAGAEPGEPRAEEGGPGFTFNFASLREIFREFFRGREPFYGMPGDGRRATDTARTESCPGYESPEIYEIYGGWKESHKGYEPQGAWNESQYESAPGYELNQAYAAHNRPGTPPGYELNQAYAAYDRAGSAPGYEMNEAYAAYDRTGTPPAYEMNEAYAAYDRAGTPPAYEMNEAYVSYDGWNVAPGRAETPSVYELNEAYMSYDGWNVGPSRAGTPSVYTSHDGWSGLQDREKSALVYELLSAWGRGRARPEAAPGDRSHEARASCEDWRGTRARPEPAPGPQMCAGWNRLQAGCKEGVSKELAVGSDPALRPMSPHAWQRAGAVRSQELAGGRNKPTADEESRPPSGKGELPGGRRLPDRARRPSDGMERFLGGVKRLLDGTKKLLCRRSELQGGASPVPGEPPGFSRESEGAGWLPDIARWPQAELPPARGRTSQLPGTATGHRSASSSPPHGTNPLGRPPGGTSRLPDITSHLLGQTRQLPGRSHLGEQPWGPSCAQHFLLARLGRML; encoded by the exons ATGGGGGAGTACTACAAACTGCTGGAGCTGCCCCAGGACGCCTCTGAGGAGGACATCAGGAGGGC GTACAGGCGGGCAGCAATGAGGTGGCACCCGGATAAGAACCCGGAGGTGGAACAATACGCCGAGCGGAAGTTCAAAGAAATCACGGAGGCCTACGACGTGCTGTCAGACA AGAGCAAGCGGGAGATCTACGACCGCTACGGCAAGGAGGGGCTCGCGGGGGCAG agccgggggagccgagggctgAAGAGGGGGGCCCTGGATTTACTTTCAACTTTGCCAGCCTCCGGGAGATCTTCAGAGAGTTCTTCAGGGGACGAGAGCCCTTCTACG GCATGCCCGGTGATGGGAGGAGAGCCACAGACACAGCCCGCACGGAATCCTGCCCTGGCTACGAGTCACCCGAGATCTATGAGATTTATGGCGGGTGGAAGGAGTCACACAAGGGGTATGAGCCACAAGGTGCATGGAATGAGTCTCAGTACGAGTCAGCCCCCGGATACGAGCTGAACCAGGCGTACGCGGCCCACAACAGACCAGGGACGCCCCCCGGATACGAGCTGAACCAGGCATACGCGGCCTACGACAGAGCGGGCTCGGCCCCCGGATACGAGATGAACGAGGCGTACGCGGCCTACGACAGAACGGGGACGCCCCCCGCATACGAGATGAACGAGGCGTACGCGGCCTACGACAGAGCGGGGACGCCCCCCGCATATGAGATGAATGAGGCGTACGTGTCGTACGACGGGTGGAACGTGGCACCAGGCAGAGCGGAGACGCCCTCCGTGTACGAGCTGAATGAGGCGTACATGTCGTACGACGGGTGGAACGTGGGACCGAGCAGAGCGGGGACACCCTCCGTGTACACCTCACACGACGGGTGGAGTGGGCTGCAAGACCGAGAGAAGTCAGCTCTCGTGTACGAGCTGCTGAGCGCatggggcaggggccgggccaggccggAGGCAGCCCCTGGAGACAGGTCCCACGAGGCACGTGCATCGTGTGAGGACTGGCGTGGGACACGAGCCCGGCCCGAGCCAGCCCCGGGTCCTCAGATGTGTGCCGGGTGGAACAGGCTGCAAGCGGGCTGCAAGGAAGGGGTGTCCAAGGAGCTGGCCGTGGGCTCCGACCCAGCTCTCAGACCCATGTCCCCTCACGCGTGGCAACGAGCAGGGGCTGTCCGGAGCCAGGAGCTGGCTGGCGGGCGGAACAAGCCGACGGCTGATGAGGAGAGTCGACCCCCAAGTGGAAAGGGGGagctgcctgggggcaggaggctgccggACAGGGCAAGGAGGCCGTCGGATGGGATGGAGAGGTTCCTGGGCGGGGTGAAGAGGCTGCTGGATGGAACCAAGAAGCTGCTGTGTCGGCGGAGTGAGCTCCAGGGGGGAGCCAGCCCCGTCCCGGGGGAGCCACCGGGCTTCTCCAGGGAGTCCGAGGGAGCCGGGTGGCTCCCGGATATCGCCCGCTGGCCGCAGGCGGAGCTGCCTCCGGCGCGGGGCAGAACCAGCCAGCTCCCGGGCACGGCCACTGGGCACCGGAGCGCCAGCAGCAGCCCACCCCACGGGACAAACCCGCTGGGTCGGCCCCCGGGGGGCACGAGCCGGCTCCCGGACATCACCAGCCACCTCCTAGGCCAGACGCGCCAGCTCCCAGGCAGGAGCCACCTGGGGGAGCAGCCGTGGGGGCCCAGCTGTGCCCAGCACTTCTTGCTCGCCAGGCTGGGGCGGATGCTGTGA
- the LOC102463204 gene encoding tubulin alpha-4A chain: MRECISVHVGQAGVQMGNTCWELYCLEHGIQPDGQMPSEKTIGGGDDSFTTFFCETGAGKHVPRAIFVDLEPTVIDEIRTGIYRQLFHPEQLITGKEDAANNYARGHYTIGKEIIDQVLDRIRKLSDQCTGLQGFLVFHSFGGGTGSGFTSLLMERLSVDYGKKSKLEFAIYPAPQVSTAVVEPYNSILTTHTTLEHSDCAFMVDNEAIYDICRRNLDIERPTYTNLNRLISQIVSSITASLRFDGALNVDLTEFQTNLVPYPRIHFPLATYAPVISAEKAYHEQLSVAEITNSCFEPANQMVKCDPRHGKYMACCLLYRGDVVPKDVNAAIAAIKTKRSIQFVDWCPTGFKVGINYQPPTVVPGGDLAKVQRAVCMLSNTTAIAEAWARLDHKFDLMYAKRAFVHWYVGEGMEEGEFSEAREDMAALEKDYEEVGIDSYEDEEEGEEY; the protein is encoded by the exons ATG cgtGAGTGTATCTCAGTCCATGTCGGCCAGGCCGGCGTCCAGATGGGCAACACCTGCTGGGAGCTGTACTGCCTGGAACACGGGATCCAGCCCGACGGGCAGATGCCCAGTGAGAAGACCATCGGGGGAGGGGACGACTCCTTCACCACCTTCTTCTGTGAGACGGGCGCTGGGAAGCACGTGCCCAGGGCCATCTTCGTGGACCTGGAGCCCACCGTGATtg ATGAGATTCGGACAGGCATCTACCGCCAGCTCTTCCACCCCGAGCAGCTCATCACAGGCAAGGAAGACGCTGCCAATAACTACGCTCGTGGGCACTACACCATTGGCAAGGAGATCATCGACCAGGTGCTGGACCGGATCCGCAAGCTG TCCGACCAGTGCACGGGGCTGCAGGGCTTCCTGGTCTTCCACAGCTTCGGCGGGGGCACCGGCTCGGGGTTCACCTCCCTGCTCATGGAGCGTCTCTCCGTGGACTACGGCAAGAAGTCCAAGCTGGAGTTCGCCATCTACCCTGCGCCCCAGGTCTCCACGGCGGTGGTGGAGCCCTACAACTCCATCCTGACCACCCACACCACCCTGGAGCACTCGGACTGCGCCTTCATGGTGGACAACGAGGCCATCTACGACATCTGCCGCCGCAACCTGGACATCGAGCGCCCCACCTACACCAACCTGAACCGCCTGATCAGCCAGATCGTGTCCTCCATCACCGCCTCCCTGCGATTCGACGGAGCCCTCAACGTAGATCTGACAGAGTTCCAGACCAACCTGGTGCCCTACCCCCGCATCCACTTCCCGCTGGCCACTTACGCCCCGGTCATCTCGGCCGAGAAGGCCTACCATGAGCAGCTCTCCGTGGCTGAGATCACCAACTCCTGCTTCGAGCCTGCCAACCAGATGGTGAAGTGCGACCCCCGCCACGGGAAATACATGGCCTGCTGCCTGCTGTACCGTGGGGACGTGGTGCCCAAGGACGTCAATGCTGCCATCGCTGCCATCAAAACCAAGCGCTCCATCCAGTTTGTGGACTGGTGCCCCACCGGCTTCAAGGTGGGCATCAACTACCAGCCCCCGACAGTGGTGCCCGGGGGCGACCTGGCCAAGGTGCAGCGGGCCGTCTGCATGCTGAGCAACACCACGGCCATCGCGGAGGCCTGGGCCCGGCTGGACCACAAGTTCGACCTGATGTACGCCAAGCGGGCCTTCGTGCACTGGTACGTgggcgagggcatggaggagggggagttCTCCGAGGCCCGGGAGGACATGGCTGCGCTGGAGAAGGATTACGAGGAGGTGGGGATTGACTCTTACGAGGacgaagaggagggggaggagtactga